A region from the Acanthopagrus latus isolate v.2019 chromosome 8, fAcaLat1.1, whole genome shotgun sequence genome encodes:
- the LOC119023865 gene encoding probable polypeptide N-acetylgalactosaminyltransferase 8 — protein MCVGYLRAFHSLASCQSSRCAAIMRAVSFRRSALILVGIGLVLCASIALMRRPEDTAVVDKAPDTSRRSRSFSDLEDSIDSLYNVIKTFGKKQEAMQKMMEEEREEHRKAAEQPPAKKEPEQKEKPEAAAQEQKEAPKEEKSNKLFPKSPLFKDWGENLSEEEQKEAEGLFQKYGYNVFLSDRLPLDRVLPDTRDPRCLKKSYPKDLPSVGVVLIYLNEALSIIKRAMRSIIDRTPKNLLKEIIMVDDNSSNEDLKGDLDIYVKMLEEQNPDLRITRVRHDEQKGLAFARASGWRAATADVVAILDAHIEVHEMWVEPMLTQIKADRTTVVSPVFDRVNFDDLKVIEYLPAAHAFDWALWCMYEGFTPEYYKLMDGSLPGKSPSVMGILVAERKFLGEIGLLDEGMKVYGGENVELGIRVWTCGGSVEIVPCSKIAHIERYHKPYMPDLGPAMKRNALRVAEVWMDEYKHNVNLAWNLPFENHGIDIGDVSERKKLRETLNCKPFKWYLENVYPKLDPWDDLLGYGGMKNLDAGMCLDQGPQPGHTPIAFHCYFYGPQHTYYRATGELYIGGIKSHKYNDNRCVTDMGNKETEPGLFNCKEAMQKGMGIYWDFTQGKELKNKVTKRCLEIKDKKLIVQECSGQRWEIQNVIKTF, from the exons ATGTGCGTCGGTTACCTGCGAGCTTTTCATTCTCTTGCCAGTTGTCAGTCAAGTCGGTGCGCTGCCATCATGAGAGCGGTGTCGTTCAGGCGCTCAGCCCTCATACTGGTGGGGATTGGGCTCGTCCTCTGCGCCAGTATCGCTCTGATGAGAAGACCCGAGGACACAGCGGTGGTCGATAAAGCGCCGGACACATCACGTCGGAGCAGGAGCTTTTCTGATCTGGAGGACAGTATCGACAGTCTCT ATAATGTAATCAAAACTTTTGGCAAAAAACAAGAAGCCATGCAGAAAATGatggaagaggaaagagaggaacacaGAAAAGCTGCAGAACAGCCACCAGCTAAAAAGGAAccagagcagaaagaaaaacctgaagCAGCGGCCCAGGAGCAAAAGGAGGCGCCCAAAGAGGAAAAGTCCAATAAACTGTTCCCCAAATCTCCCCTGTTCAAGGACTGGGGGGAGAATCTGTCTGAGGAAGAACAAAAAGAGGCAGAGGGTTTGTTTCAGAAGTATGGATACAATGTTTTTCTGAGCGATCGCCTTCCTCTCGATCGAGTTCTTCCAGATACCAGAGATCCAAg GTGTTTGAAAAAGAGTTACCCGAAGGACCTGCCGAGTGTCGGAGTGGTGCTGATCTACCTGAACGAGGCCCTGTCTATCATCAAAAGAGCCATGCGCAGCATCATCGACCGCACCCCTAAAAACCTGCTGAAGGAGATAATAATGGTGGATGACAATAGCTCTAATG AGGACCTGAAGGGGGACCTTGACATTTACGTGAAGATGCTTGAGGAGCAGAATCCAGATCTGCGCATTACAAGAGTGAGGCACGACGAGCAGAAAGGCCTCGCTTTCGCCAGGGCCTCTGGATGGAGGGCTGCTACTGCGGACGTGGTGGCCATCCTGGACGCACACATCGAAGTCCATGAGATGTG GGTCGAACCTATGCTGACACAGATCAAAGCTGACCGAACCACGGTGGTTTCTCCTGTGTTTGACAGAGTCAACTTTGATGACCTCAAGGTTATTGAATACCTTCCAGCAGCGCACGCCTTCGACTGGGCTTTATGGTGCATGTATGAGGGGTTTACACCTGAATATTACAAACTCATGGACGGCTCACTGCCTGGAAA GAGTCCATCCGTCATGGGAATCCTCGTTGCTGAAAGGAAGTTTCTCGGAGAAATTGGACTTCTTGATGAAGGAATGAAAGTGTACGGCGGAGAAAATGTTGAGCTGGGAATTCGT GTGTGGACATGTGGAGGCAGTGTTGAAATAGTTCCGTGCTCCAAGATTGCCCACATCGAAAGGTACCACAAGCCCTACATGCCCGACCTGGGCCCTGCCATGAAGAGAAACGCCCTGAGGGTAGCAGAAGTCTGGATGgatgaatacaaacacaacGTCAACCTAGCCTGGAACTTGCCATTTGAG AATCATGGAATTGACATTGGGGATgtctctgagagaaaaaaactcagAGAGACTTTGAACTGTAAACCTTTCAAATGGTACCTGGAAAATGTGTATCCCAAGTTAGATCCCTGGGACGACCTACTTGGCTATGGAGGA ATGAAGAATCTTGATGCTGGGATGTGTCTAGACCAAGGCCCACAACCAGGTCACACACCCATCGCCTTCCATTGCTACTTCTATGGACCTCAG cacACTTATTACCGTGCAACTGGTGAGCTCTACATCGGCGGCATCAAGTCCCACAAATATAATGACAACCGCTGCGTAACTGACATGGGCAATAAAGAAACCGAGCCTGGTCTTTTCAACTGCAAAGAGGCCATGCAGAAAGGAATGGGGATTTACTGGGACTTCACTCAG gGCAAAGAACTGAAgaacaaagtgacaaaaagaTGCCTggagataaaagacaaaaaacttATAGTACAGGAATGCTCTGGCCAAAGATGGGAAATccaaaatgttatcaaaactttttaa
- the ribc2 gene encoding RIB43A-like with coiled-coils protein 2: MLNVELLSDHKARASLQRRRNTETERRERIFNDKVRTIGVDKDVLDIQIKEKKKQEEAAREEQNAHDAATLHNSKVASLLHRRQVKEKLAMEKDIVKFRHQYQQPWSQREYDLNDPDRCRKTELADAQMMPPGLVGEDPNSQNRRQRQREQLREWLIQQQSERAAERHHQKLEEQCYDQTRVEMDIKALQLQSIEMGRQKAAAIATKEYNLAMIKEKGKQRQLQGVDDEPPISMMGAPGLCPSDDQRATQENLQKIIQFQKYQIEEKKRIEMEKKQEEELHDRVRVDSARTALLIERQQARLNKQLRRHLDSTNVQLAQKQKEQNPVIERGHIDDSFFSKFNTCSR; this comes from the exons ATGCTGAACGTCGAATTACTCTCAGACCACAAAGCGAGAGCAAGTCTGCAGAGGCGTCGCAACACAGAGACTGAGAGACGGGAGAGGATTTTTAACGACAAAGTCAGGACGATTGGG GTTGACAAGGACGTGCTTGACAtacagataaaagaaaagaagaaacaagaggAGGCTGCGAGAGAGGAACAAAATGCTCATG ATGCTGCTACACTCCACAATAGCAAAGTAGCTTCCCTGCTCCATAGAAGACAAGTGAAGGAGAAGCTCGCAATGGAAAAGGACATCGTCAAATTCCGACATCAGTACCAGCAGCCTTGGAGCCAGCGAGAATATGACCTGAACGACCCAGACCGCTGTAGAAAAACAGAGCTTGCCGATGCACAGATGATGCCCCCGGGCCTGGTGGGAGAGGACCCCAACAGTCAAAACAGAcggcagagacagagggagcagctcagagagtggctcatccagcagcagagcgagCGAGCCGCAGAAAGGCATCATCAGAAACTTGAAG AGCAGTGCTATGACCAAACCAGAGTGGAAATGGACATCAAAGCTCTGCAGCTTCAGAGCATTGAGATGGGGAGGCAGAAAGCAGCAGCTATCGCTACAAAAGAGTATAATCTTGCCATG ATTAAAGAGAAGGGAAAGCAAAGACAGCTGCAAGGTGTAGATGATGAACCCCCCATAAGCATGATGGGAGCACCTGGTCTTTGTCCCAGTGATGACCAGAGAGCCACTCAGGAGAACCTGCAGAAGATCATCCAGTTCCAGAAATACCaaatagaggaaaaaaag AGGatagaaatggagaaaaagcaAGAAGAGGAGCTACATGATCGTGTCCGCGTGGACTCTGCTCGTACAGCTCTTTTAATAGAGAGACAGCAAGCAAGACTGAACAAGCAGCTGAGACGACACCTGGACAGCACCAACGTCCAACtggcacaaaaacagaaagaaca GAACCCGGTCATTGAAAGAGGACACATTGACGACAGCTTCTTCTCCAAATTCaacacctgcagcagatga
- the ada2a gene encoding adenosine deaminase 2-A, whose product MMAVSLQRPHAAVACLLLCCLTGSLSIPDPRQREALIEQEASMQTGGQMVLTDAEKRLDAVLFRMKQEEMMRADFPPAMHFFKARPLIRSSPIFGLLQKMPKGAALHVHDLSMGSMEWLVKDVTYRPHCYMCVTDSQSIRFIFSRRPKAQPHCSDWTLLEDLRAKLVNATELDNSIMANLTIFTDQDPEVLYPSQDVIWNRFEQAFLAMWGLVTYAPVFSEYYYRGLTEFYMDNVMYLELRALLPETYELDGTTHDKPWTLKTYQDVTRQFTAEHPDFFGARIIFTVHRGVNMSVMTEVVEEAMKLQRDFSDIMAGFDLVGREDSGRPLWYFRDALSLPLERGVTLPFFFHAGETDLEGTEVDQNLLDALLFNTSRIGHGFALVRHPVAKGLSRRKGVAVEVCPISNQVMKLVKDLRNHPAAALMSENHPLVISSDDPAMFGASGLSYDFYEAFVGFGGIRSNLGSLKELAINSIRYSSLTLKQQEKALALWQRQWDKFVSENAL is encoded by the exons ATGATGGCAGTCTCGCTGCAGCGCCCCCACGCGGCTGTGGCATGTCTGCTCTTGTGCTGCTTGACCGGTAGCCTGTCCATCCCAGACCCCAGGCAAAGAGAGGCCCTCATAGAACAGGAAGCCTCCATGCAGACAGGTGGCCAGATGGTGCTGACCGACGCCGAGAAGCGGCTTGACGCTGTGCTCTTCagaatgaagcaggaggagatgatgagagCGGACTTTCCTCCCGCCATGCACTTCTTCAAGGCCAGGCCCCTCATCAGGAGCAGCCCCATCTTCGGCCTGCTGCAGAAGATGCCAAAAG GGGCAGCTCTCCATGTCCACGACCTCTCCATGGGGAGCATGGAGTGGCTGGTGAAGGACGTGACCTATCGGCCCCACTGCTACATGTGCGTCACTGACAGCCAGTCCATCAGATTCATCTTCTCCCGAAGGCCCAAAGCTCAGCCACACTGCTCTGACTGGACCCTGCTGGAAGACCTCAGGGCCAAGCTGGTCAACGCCACAGAACTTGACAACAG CATCATGGCCAACCTGACGATCTTCACCGATCAGGATCCAGAAGTGCTGTACCCAAGTCAGGATGTGATATGGAACAGGTTTGAACAGGCCTTCCTTGCAATGTGGGGTCTGGTCACATACGCTCCTGTGTTCAGTGAATACTACTACCGCGGCCTCACTGAGTTTTACATGGACAACGTCATGTATCTGGAACTGCGGGCTTTACTCCCAGAG ACATACGAGCTGGATGGAACCACACATGACAAACCCTGGACTCTGAAGACCTACCAGGATGTCACCAGACAGTTCACAGCAGAGCATCCCGACTTCTTTGGTGCGAGAATCATCTTCACAGTCCATAG GGGAGTTAATATGTCTGTGATGACTGAAGTTGTGGAGGAGGCTATGAAGCTACAGAGAGACTTCTCAGATATCATGGCTGGTTTCGACCTG GTGGGCCGCGAGGACAGTGGCAGACCCCTGTGGTACTTCAGAGATGCCTTGTCACTGCCATTAGAGAGAGGGGTgactcttcctttctttttccatgcTGGAGAGACTG ATCTGGAGGGCACAGAGGTGGACCAGAATTTGTTGGATGCCCTTTTGTTCAACACCTCTCGTATTGGCCATGGATTTGCTCTTGTTCGCCACCCAGTGGCCAAAGGCCTATCAAGGAGGAAAGGGGTGGCAGTGGAAGTGTGTCCAATCTCCAACCAG GTGATGAAGCTGGTAAAAGACCTGCGAAACCATCCAGCAGCTGCACTCATGTCAGAGAACCACCCACTGGTCATCAGTTCTGATGACCCTGCCATGTTTGGTGCCTCTGGACTCTCTTACGACTTCTATGAAGCTTTTGTGGGCTTTGGCGGCATTAGATCCAATTTGGGCTCCCTCAAAGAGCTGGCCATAAACTCTATTAG GTATAGTTCTTTGACTCTGAAGCAACAGGAGAAAGCCCTGGCTCTCTGGCAGAGACAATGGGATAAGTTTGTCTCTGAAAATGCTCTTTAG